From Tubulanus polymorphus chromosome 9, tnTubPoly1.2, whole genome shotgun sequence, a single genomic window includes:
- the LOC141910878 gene encoding uncharacterized protein LOC141910878, with amino-acid sequence MAAKRKQDEKHLKTLREIVSLAHNKHCFDCHQRGPTYINMTTGSYVCTACSGILRGINPPHRVKSISMTSFTPDEMEFIKCHGNDFCRKVWLGLFDSRTNPEPDSKDEQKVRDFMTQKYEKKRWYVAPTDAMKEEARKMNEIVDKKSETRPLKTLLGSNVPKINVQTTKSNSLPHPPAGVSIAKPVADLPRATAPVITQEKKSASFDLLADFGGDPFANTAPAAAPAPQQQQYTSIAQSASTDGFANFESAFANNFVAPAQPPPAVVPAADATAFSSAMPQSSSTHSGFGAFTTPAMPQQNTVMSPSTASTPGQASMTSSTGSDKYAALAELDTVFSVVGPNVDWEGKVEAPTSTSTGGSGLNQNWTNGGGSSSWTTPSSGAFGSNWNTVSNTVSATNAFSSGPNPFGVSSSPFGQPAPVSSATAVPNPFLASSPPQPGGAFSQSGFGQFGGHSTAPPATQNTGGFGAAFANSTTSTNSQTPFAVQNGGLNSANWNGSAQQQQHPNQTQNLFAMPNSFQTSAAAQSQASGASFLGTTPANQFGGKVGQQQGFGQQPFASAAFGQQQSQGFVANWNTAPAPAAPAASSNPFMNLASQQAAPPRGSSTNPFL; translated from the exons ATGGCTGCTAAGCGAAAACAGGATGAGAAGCACCTGAAAACACTGCGGGAAATAGTGTCTTTAGCGCACAATAAACACTGTTTCGACTGTCATCAAAGAGGACCGACTTATATCAATATGACCACTGGTTCTTACGTGTGTACGGCGTGTAGCGGTATTCT AAGAGGGATAAATCCTCCGCACCGTGTGAAATCGATATCGATGACCAGTTTCACTCCCGATGAaatggaatttataaaatgcCACGGCAATGAT tTTTGTCGGAAAGTATGGCTCGGTTTGTTCGATTCGCGCACGAATCCGGAACCGGACTCGAAAGACGAACAGAAAGTACGCGATTTCATGACGCAGAAATACGAGAAGAAACGTTGGTACGTCGCTCCGACCGACGCGATGAAAGAGGAAGCTCGTAAAATGAACGAAATCGTCGATAAAAAGTCGGAGACGCGACCGTTGAAAACGTTGCTCGGAAGCAACGTGCCAAAAATAAACGTACAAACTACAAAATCG aattccCTTCCACATCCACCGGCCGGTGTCAGTATAGCGAAGCCAGTCGCTGACTTGCCACGAGCGACAGCGCCCGTCATAACACAAGAAAAGAAATCGGCATCGTTCGACCTGCTGGCGGATTTCGGAGGCGACCCGTTCGCGAACACGGCCCCGGCAGCAGCACCCGCccctcaacaacaacaatacaCATCGATAGCGCAATCGGCATCTACTG ACGGTTTCGCGAATTTCGAATCTGCTTTCGCAAACAATTTTGTCG CACCTGCGCAGCCTCCACCAGCAGTCGTTCCTGCCGCCGATGCGACGGCATTCTCGAGCGCGATGCCGCAGTCGAGTTCGACGCATTCGGGTTTCGGCGCGTTCACGACACCGGCGATGCCGCAACAGAATACGGTGATGTCACCGTCGACCGCGTCGACTCCTGGTCAGGCTTCGATGACATCGTCCACCGGATCGGATAAATACGCGGCGCTCGCCGAATTAGATACCGTTTTCAGCGTTGTCGGTCCAAACGTCGACTGGGAGGGAAAAG TGGAAGCGCCCACTAGTACGAGTACTGGTGGAAGCGGTCTGAATCAAAATTGGACTAATG GTGGCGGAAGTAGCTCGTGGACAACGCCCTCTAGCGGTGCATTTGGTAGTAATTGGAACACGGTATCAAACACAGTATCTGCCACCAATGCTTTTAGTTCTG GTCCTAATCCATTTGGAGTGAGTTCTTCGCCGTTTGGTCAGCCAGCTCCTGTCAGTAGCGCGACGGCTGTACCTAACCCATTCTTAGCCAGTAGCCCCCCTCAGCCCGGTGGCGCATTCAGCCAGTCCGGATTCGGGCAATTCGGCGGCCATTCGACGGCACCGCCCGCGACTCAAAACACCGGCGGTTTCGGCGCCGCATTTGCCAACTCCACGACATCAACAAACTCTCAAACTCCATTCGCCGTACAAAACGGAGGACTTAATAGCGCAAACTGGAACGGATCGGCacagcagcaacaacatcCAAATCAAACTCAGAACTTATTCGCTATGCCAAATTCATTCCAAACGTCTGCGGCTGCCCAGTCGCAGGCGAGCGGTGCTAGTTTTCTCGGAACGACACCGGCGAATCAGTTCGGCGGTAAGGTCGGTCAGCAGCAAGGATTCGGTCAACAGCCGTTTGCGTCGGCCGCATTCGGTCAGCAGCAGTCTCAAGGATTCGTCGCTAACTGGAATACTGCCCCGGCCCCGGCGGCTCCAGCCGCGTCCAGTAATCCTTTTATG aacctggCTTCTCAACAAGCGGCGCCACCTCGTGGAAGTTCGACGAACCCGTTTTTGTAA